One Nicotiana tomentosiformis chromosome 4, ASM39032v3, whole genome shotgun sequence genomic window carries:
- the LOC138909014 gene encoding uncharacterized protein, with protein MESGEAKRRCKALKHRISTLSTTTQSSWKTNLLRLINSELSFLNRVNNSPLKLSTNIGYLESVVHILQHPLITSVSRVCKPISISSIVPQQSIYVDIICSFNGNPVWFIVSDRNPKYISWQDSEKTKNNKGLRNRISQLLFAASESCVTVRPCSIILFFSNGLQSCILEKLKDEFGATTDLGFVFSDFDCEFVDELEDGDWVTVLGRSFEKACVLEIKIGSFSSSNKDGQTLTDQSGNLEKVHIKDVSYDVNLGGSFIALVSALRSWSSFDVEEAELVNFDTTTLVAVVSGISNGGIDRILATPESELRNRFKGNYEFMIGQMLVDDVAVFDESWIEDVPASRL; from the exons ATGGAAAGCGGCGAAGCCAAGAGGAGATGTAAAGCCCTCAAACATCGAATTTCAACCTTGTCAACTACTACTCAATCCTCGTGGAAAACTAACCTTTTGAGGCTAATCAACTCTGAGCTCTCTTTCCTTAACCGCGTTAACAACTCACCTCTCAAACTCAGCACCAATATTGGATATCTCGAATCCGTCGTTCACATTCTCCAACACCCACTAATAACATCCGTTTCACGGGTCTGTAAACCCATTTCGATTTCATCCATAGTTCCACAGCAAAGCATTTATGTCGACATAATATGTTCTTTCAATGGAAACCCAGTTTGGTTCATAGTATCCGACAGAAATCCCAAGTACATTTCTTGGCAAGATTCAGAGAAAACAAAGAACAATAAAGGGTTAAGAAACAGAATTAGTCAGCTCCTGTTTGCTGCCTCAGAGTCGTGTGTTACAGTGAGGCCTTGTTCTATTATACTTTTCTTCTCAAATGGACTTCAAAGTTGCATTCTTGAGAAGCTGAAAGATGAATTTGGAGCTACTACTGATCTGGGGTTTGTATTTTCTGATTTTGATTGTGAGTTTGTTGACGAATTAGAGGATGGGGATTGGGTAACTGTACTAGGGAGGTCTTTTGAAAAGGCATGTGTTTTAGAAATTAAGATTGGTTCTTTTTCGTCTAGTAATAAAGATGGACAAACATTAACAGACCAATCTGGGAATTTAGAGAAGGTGCATATTAAGGATGTTAGCTATGATGTAAATTTGGGTGGTTCTTTTATTGCTCTTGTGTCGGCATTGAGGAGTTGGTCCTCTTTTGATGTTGAAGAAGCCGAATTGGTTAATTTTGATACGACAACACTGGTTGCTGTAGTGTCAGGGATTAGCAATGGAGGTATTGATCGGATTCTTGCTACGCCAGAGAGTGAGTTGAGGAATCGGTTCAAGGGCAATTATGAGTTCATGATTGGACAG atgttggtcgatgatgttgctgtgttcgatgagagctggattgaagatgtacccgcgtcccggttgtag
- the LOC104103157 gene encoding LOW QUALITY PROTEIN: asparagine--tRNA ligase, chloroplastic/mitochondrial-like (The sequence of the model RefSeq protein was modified relative to this genomic sequence to represent the inferred CDS: deleted 1 base in 1 codon; substituted 1 base at 1 genomic stop codon), with product MAGALSPATTLRLKPFCTVRFVTNYRKPIKILTPNFHSSFPLKLHTSSTPAPYLCRQRSFCSVVSAAISSGEAVEKSKFEQKKDXKLSKLGNLKKRLSIADIKGGPDEGLDRLGETLVVRGWVRTVRAQSSVTFIDVNDGSCLSNMQCVMGSEAEGYDQVDNGSISTGASVCIEGTVVGSQGSKQKIELKVQKLVVVGKSDPSFPIQKKRVSREFLRTKAHLRPRTNTFGAVSRVRNALAYATHKFFQENGFVWVSSPIITASDCEGAGEQFRVTTLDLRQVLVEDLSSHTHVIPRHSGELPF from the exons ATGGCTGGTGCTCTGTCTCCAGCCACCACTCTCCGTCTTAAACCCTTCTGCACTGTACGGTTCGTCACTAATTACCGCAAACCCATTAAAATCTTAACCCCCAATTTCCACTCTTCGTTCCCTCTAAAGCTGCACACCAGCTCAACTCCAGCACCCTATTTGTGCCGTCAACGGAGCTTTTGCTCTGTAGTCTCCGCCGCTATTTCCTCCGGAGAAGCAGTTGAAAAATCCAAATTTGAGCAAAAAAAGGAT TAAAAACTGAGCAAGTTAGGGAATTTAAAAAAAAGGTTGAGCATTGCTGACATAAAGGGAGGGCCTGACGAAGGTTTGGACCGGCTGGGGGAGACTTTGGTGGTTAGAGGTTGGGTTCGCACGGTTAGGGCTCAGAGTAGCGTTACGTTTATTGAT GTTAATGATGGTTCTTGTCTTTCAAATATGCAATGTGTTATGGGCTCTGAAGCTGAGGGTTATGATCAG GTAGATAATGGTTCAATTTCAACTGGTGCATCAGTATGTATAGAAGGTACTGTGGTCGGCAGTCAAGGATCAAAGCAGAAAATAGAGTTGAAGGTTCAGAAGCTTGTAGTG GTTGGTAAAAGCGATCCTTCTTTTCCTATCCAGAAGAAAAGGGTCAGCAGAGAATTTTTGAGGACGAAAGCTCATCTTCGCCCTCGAACTAATACTTTTGGTGCG GTTTCAAGGGTGAGAAATGCTTTGGCCTATGCTACACACAAGTTTTTCCAAGAAAATGGCTTTGTTTGGGTCTCAAGTCCAATAATCACTGCTTCTGATTGTGAAGGAGCTGGTGAGCAATTCCGTGTGACCACCTTG gatctgagacaggtactagtggaggacctatcatcacatacccacgtcatcccgaggcatagtggtgagctgcctttctga
- the LOC104086004 gene encoding extensin-3, protein MAKIVSLLATLVVALLSLSFPLECKANYYYSSPPPPTKKYVYSSPPPPVYKYKSPPPPPPVYKSPPPPVYKYKSPPPPPPVYKYKSPPPPPPVYKSPPPPVYKYKSPPPPVYKYKSPPPPPPVYKSPPPPVYKYKSPPPPVYKYKSPPPPPPVYKSPPPPVYKYKSPPPPPPVYKSPPPPVYKYKSPPPPVYKYKSPPPPPPVYKYKSPPPPPPIYKSPPPPVYKYKSPPPPPPVYKSPPPPVYKYKSPPPPPPVYKSPPPPVYKYKSPPPPPPVYKSPPPPYHYYYTSPPPPHY, encoded by the coding sequence ATGGCTAAAATAGTCTCTCTTCTCGCCACTCTTGTAGTGGCTTTACTGTCCCTTAGCTTTCCTTTAGAATGCAAAGCAAATTACTACTATAGTTCTCCTCCTCCACCAACCAAGAAGTACGTGTACTCATCACCACCACCTCCAGTTTATAAGTACAAATCCCCGCCACCACCTCCTCCGGTTTATAAATCTCCACCACCACCTGTTTACAAATACAAGtctcctccacctcctcctccagtTTACAAGTACAAGTCACCACCACCTCCTCCTCCAGTTTATAAATCACCACCACCACCTGTTTACAAGTACAAGTCCCCACCACCACCCGTTTACAAATACAAGTCTCCACCACCACCTCCACCGGTCTATAAATCCCCACCACCACCTGTTTACAAGTACAAGTCCCCACCACCACCCGTTTACAAATACAAGTCTCCACCACCACCTCCACCGGTCTATAAATCCCCACCACCACCCGTTTATAAGTACAAGTCTCCACCACCACCTCCACCCGTTTATAAATCCCCACCACCACCCGTTTATAAGTACAAGTCTCCACCACCACCCGTTTACAAGTATAAGTCTCCTCCACCACCTCCTCCGGTTTACAAATACAAGtcaccaccaccacctcctccAATCTACAAATCTCCACCACCACCCGTTTACAAATACAAAtcaccaccaccacctcctccGGTCTACAAATCTCCACCACCACCTGTTTACAAGTACAAGTCTCCTCCACCACCTCCTCCAGTCTACAAATCCCCACCACCACCCGTTTACAAGTATAAGTCACCACCGCCTCCTCCACCAGTTTACAAATCTCCACCACCCCCTTACCACTATTATTACACATCTCCACCTCCTCCTCACTACTAG